One Streptococcus sp. zg-86 DNA window includes the following coding sequences:
- a CDS encoding adenine phosphoribosyltransferase: MNLKDYIASIENYPQEGITFRDISPLMADGNAYSYAVREIVQYATDKKIDMIVGPEARGFIVGCPVAFELGIGFAPVRKPGKLPREVISADYEKEYGVDTLTMHSDAIKPGQRVLIVDDLLATGGTVKATIDMIERLGGIVAGCAFLIELDDLKGREAIGDYDYKVLMHY, translated from the coding sequence ATGAATTTAAAAGATTATATTGCTTCTATTGAAAACTATCCGCAAGAAGGCATTACCTTCCGTGATATTAGCCCTTTGATGGCTGACGGAAATGCCTATAGCTATGCTGTTCGTGAGATTGTTCAATATGCAACGGATAAGAAAATTGATATGATTGTAGGGCCTGAAGCGCGTGGGTTTATTGTGGGTTGTCCAGTCGCTTTTGAGCTTGGAATTGGCTTTGCCCCAGTTCGTAAGCCAGGAAAATTACCGCGCGAAGTGATTTCAGCAGATTACGAAAAAGAATATGGCGTTGATACCCTCACCATGCACTCAGATGCGATTAAGCCAGGTCAACGTGTCTTGATTGTGGATGATTTATTGGCAACTGGTGGAACAGTGAAGGCGACGATTGACATGATTGAACGCCTAGGCGGAATCGTTGCAGGCTGTGCCTTTTTGATTGAATTGGATGATCTTAAAGGTCGCGAAGCGATTGGCGATTATGATTACAAGGTCTTGATGCACTATTGA
- the recJ gene encoding single-stranded-DNA-specific exonuclease RecJ, whose translation MIQSTYEWTLVPTISDQAFVKVAKKEGLDSVAANVLYTRGIQTEEALKKFLQPSLDDLHDPYLLYGMDKAVERIRQAIQANELILVYGDYDADGMTSASIVKEALEELGAECMVYLPNRFTDGYGPNQSVYKYFIEQQGVSLIVTVDNGVAGHEAIDYAQSVGVDVIVTDHHSLPETLPEAYAIIHPEHPDGAYPFAFLAGCGVAFKLACALLETVQVEWLDLVAIGTIADMVSLTDENRVLVKYGLSMLKQTERIGLQELMALAEIQADILDEETIGFQLAPRLNALGRLDDPNPAIDLLTGFDEEEAQAIAQLIDHKNSERKAIVQAIYDEAKTMIDKEKPVQVLAQEGWNPGVLGIVAGRLLEELQQPIIVLSIEEGKAKGSARSVAAIDIFEALQAHRDLFIAFGGHAGAAGMTLEVDKLDALSEALSDYILDNGLDQVRKGELCLDEELDLEELSLDTLKSFEKLAPYGMDNKKPVFYLKHVQVESARTMGQQNAHLKFRISKGKASFDVLAFGMGQFALEIGQSKDLELAVSLSVNQWNGQTTLQLMLVDLRVEGVQLYNLRSKKTRFPADLVVVDFAQALPDVTGQKAIGIATVPDDIQVLKDFLQAHDFQAIYFKNELATPYYLDGYGSREQFARLYKTIYQFKEFDVRYKLKELAAYLKMKEHLLIKMIQIFQELGFVTITDGVMKVNKDAEKREISSSSIYQQLKKQVEEQELLALGTVQEIYAYLMEKTD comes from the coding sequence GTGATACAATCAACTTATGAATGGACCTTGGTTCCGACAATTTCAGATCAAGCCTTTGTCAAAGTAGCGAAAAAAGAGGGCTTGGACTCGGTGGCAGCAAATGTGCTGTATACGAGAGGAATCCAGACAGAAGAAGCGCTAAAGAAATTTTTACAACCGAGCTTGGACGACTTGCATGATCCCTATTTGCTCTACGGAATGGATAAGGCCGTGGAGCGGATTCGTCAGGCTATTCAGGCAAATGAACTGATTTTGGTCTACGGTGACTATGATGCAGACGGTATGACTTCAGCGTCCATTGTTAAAGAAGCCTTGGAAGAACTTGGTGCAGAATGCATGGTCTATCTGCCGAATCGCTTTACAGACGGTTATGGTCCCAATCAGTCGGTTTACAAGTATTTTATTGAGCAACAGGGCGTTTCTCTCATTGTCACAGTTGACAATGGTGTGGCAGGGCATGAGGCTATAGACTATGCCCAGAGTGTCGGTGTTGATGTTATCGTAACAGACCACCACTCACTTCCTGAAACCCTGCCTGAGGCCTATGCCATTATCCATCCCGAACATCCAGACGGAGCCTATCCCTTTGCTTTTTTAGCAGGCTGTGGAGTAGCTTTTAAGCTAGCCTGTGCTTTATTGGAAACAGTCCAGGTGGAATGGCTTGATTTGGTTGCCATTGGGACAATCGCCGATATGGTGAGTTTGACAGATGAAAATCGTGTCTTGGTCAAGTATGGTCTTTCCATGCTCAAGCAAACGGAACGAATTGGGCTACAGGAGTTGATGGCTCTAGCTGAGATTCAAGCAGACATACTAGATGAGGAAACCATTGGCTTTCAACTGGCTCCGCGTTTAAATGCCCTGGGGCGTTTGGATGATCCTAATCCTGCTATTGACTTGTTGACAGGCTTTGATGAGGAAGAAGCACAGGCGATTGCCCAGCTGATCGACCATAAAAATAGCGAGCGCAAAGCGATTGTCCAAGCTATTTATGATGAAGCAAAGACAATGATTGACAAGGAAAAGCCGGTTCAAGTCTTGGCTCAGGAAGGATGGAATCCCGGTGTATTAGGGATTGTCGCAGGTCGGTTATTGGAAGAATTACAGCAGCCGATTATTGTATTGTCCATTGAGGAAGGAAAAGCAAAGGGATCTGCTCGATCGGTTGCCGCCATTGATATTTTTGAAGCCTTGCAAGCTCATCGTGATTTATTTATCGCCTTTGGTGGGCATGCAGGTGCGGCAGGAATGACCTTGGAAGTGGACAAGCTAGACGCTTTATCTGAAGCTCTTTCTGACTACATCCTTGATAATGGATTGGATCAGGTTCGTAAGGGCGAGTTGTGCCTTGATGAGGAATTGGATTTGGAGGAGTTGTCGCTTGATACCCTAAAATCATTTGAGAAATTGGCTCCCTACGGTATGGACAATAAAAAGCCAGTCTTTTATCTTAAACATGTTCAGGTCGAATCCGCTCGTACGATGGGGCAACAAAATGCTCATCTCAAATTCCGAATCAGTAAGGGGAAGGCCAGTTTTGATGTTCTTGCCTTTGGCATGGGACAGTTTGCTTTAGAAATTGGGCAGAGTAAAGACCTAGAACTGGCTGTTAGTCTGTCAGTCAATCAATGGAATGGCCAGACTACCTTACAATTGATGCTGGTTGACTTGCGGGTAGAGGGGGTTCAGCTCTACAATCTGCGCAGTAAGAAAACACGTTTTCCAGCAGACCTGGTCGTGGTGGATTTTGCACAAGCATTACCAGATGTGACAGGACAAAAAGCCATTGGAATTGCGACAGTTCCAGATGATATCCAAGTTCTCAAGGATTTCTTGCAAGCCCATGACTTTCAAGCCATTTATTTTAAAAATGAGCTGGCAACTCCTTATTATTTGGATGGCTATGGTAGCAGGGAGCAATTTGCGCGCCTTTACAAGACCATTTATCAGTTTAAGGAATTTGATGTGCGCTACAAACTGAAGGAACTGGCGGCTTATTTGAAAATGAAAGAACATCTCTTGATTAAGATGATTCAGATTTTCCAAGAATTGGGCTTTGTTACGATTACAGATGGGGTCATGAAGGTCAATAAGGATGCAGAAAAACGAGAGATTAGCAGCAGTAGTATTTACCAACAGTTGAAAAAACAGGTCGAAGAACAAGAACTACTGGCACTTGGGACAGTCCAAGAAATCTATGCTTACCTAATGGAGAAAACAGACTGA
- a CDS encoding CPBP family intramembrane glutamic endopeptidase → MIFEKVMSFFAAILGYFVFDLICWQLNQGDFHQHQLVYIVGNSLIVLLLLYVISKGKIATLRLPSWSDLGLVVLAFLALFLFDVVYTNVISFQSGAAREVHDTIVQGISLSFFIDVCFFGPIREEILTRGFLQKGVCNNSWWGLLLAATYFSILHGPENSATFLYYGVMGAIFGWLHKKSDNLVLSILLHIAWNSMVMFFVLRH, encoded by the coding sequence ATGATTTTTGAGAAGGTGATGTCATTTTTTGCCGCAATCTTGGGCTATTTTGTCTTTGATCTGATTTGCTGGCAGCTGAACCAAGGAGATTTTCACCAACATCAGCTAGTCTATATTGTGGGCAATAGTCTGATTGTCTTGCTTCTGCTCTATGTGATTTCCAAAGGGAAGATTGCGACCTTAAGGCTTCCAAGCTGGTCGGACTTGGGACTGGTCGTTCTTGCCTTTCTAGCTCTCTTCTTGTTTGATGTGGTGTATACGAATGTTATTTCCTTTCAGTCAGGAGCAGCTCGGGAAGTCCATGATACAATAGTACAGGGGATCAGCCTTTCCTTCTTCATCGATGTTTGCTTTTTTGGTCCAATCCGCGAGGAAATCTTGACGCGAGGTTTTTTGCAAAAAGGTGTCTGTAACAATAGTTGGTGGGGCTTGTTGCTAGCAGCTACCTATTTCTCCATCCTACATGGGCCTGAAAATAGTGCCACTTTTCTATACTACGGAGTCATGGGGGCGATATTTGGCTGGCTTCATAAGAAGTCAGATAATCTAGTGTTGTCGATTCTGCTACATATTGCTTGGAACAGCATGGTGATGTTCTTTGTACTGCGTCATTAG